A window of Zingiber officinale cultivar Zhangliang chromosome 5A, Zo_v1.1, whole genome shotgun sequence contains these coding sequences:
- the LOC121979290 gene encoding rop guanine nucleotide exchange factor 2-like has protein sequence MVKEKFSKLLLGEDMSGGGKGVCPAVAVSNAITNLYATVFGHFYKLEPLPVEKRTMWRREMDCLLSVCDHIVEFYPCSHTLSDGTSIEMMGTKSRSDISINLPALEKLDAMLLEQLEGFQKTEFWYVEEGKQASTPTRSFRKVVERTEDKWWLPIPCVPSSGLSAKAKKELRLKRECTNQIHKAAMAINSSVLAEMDVPESYIAVLPKSTRACIGDSIYRHLSTADKFSPDCLLDQIEISSEHEALEMADRLEASMFVWRRRAGTQASKSSWGMVKDLIGEENKNEMLASRAEILLLSLKQRHPGLAQTTLDTSKIQYNKDLGHAILESYSRVLESLAFNIVAWIDDVLFVHASVKRRLKAKQQKS, from the exons ATGGTCAAAGAGAAATTCTCAAAGCTTTTGCTGGGCGAGGACATGTCTGGAGGAGGAAAAGGAGTCTGCCCAGCTGTCGCAGTTTCAAATGCCATCACAAATCTGTATG CTACAGTTTTTGGCCATTTCTACAAACTAGAACCACTGCCAGTGGAGAAGAGGACTATGTGGAGAAGAGAGATGGACTGCCTTCTGTCTGTGTGTGATCACATTGTAGAATTCTATCCTTGCTCCCATACATTGTCAGATGGAACCAGTATTGAA ATGATGGGAACTAAGTCAAGATCAGACATCAGCATAAATCTGCCTGCGTTGGAGAAGTTGGATGCCATGCTTCTT GAGCAATTGGAAGGCTTTCAGAAGACTGAGTTCTGGTATGTCGAAGAAGGCAAGCAAGCAAGTACGCCGACAAGGTCCTTCCGTAAGGTAGTCGAGCGGACCGAAGACAAGTGGTGGCTACCCATCCCCTGTGTTCCATCCTCTGGCCTCTCTGCGAAAGCAAAGAAAGAGCTTCGACTGAAGCGCGAGTGCACCAACCAGATTCACAAAGCAGCCATGGCTATCAACAGCAGTGTCTTGGCTGAGATGGATGTCCCAGAATCATACATAGCAGTGCTTCCAAAG AGTACCCGAGCCTGCATTGGAGATTCAATATACCGCCATTTGTCTACAGCAGACAAGTTTTCACCAGACTGTCTTCTTGATCAAATAGAGATTTCCTCGGAGCATGAAGCACTCGAGATGGCAGACAGATTAGAAGCGTCCATGTTCGTATGGCGGCGCAGGGCAGGCACGCAGGCATCCAAATCCTCCTGGGGCATGGTCAAAGATCTAATAGGTGAAGAAAACAAGAACGAGATGCTCGCAAGCAGAGCTGAGATCCTACTGCTCTCTTTGAAGCAAAGGCATCCTGGCTTGGCACAGACAACTCTTGACACCAGCAAAATCCAGTACAACAAG GATTTGGGGCACGCAATTCTTGAGAGCTACTCGAGGGTGTTGGAGAGCTTGGCATTCAACATTGTCGCATGGATTGACGATGTTCTTTTTGTTCATGCATCAGTAAAAAGGCGTTTGAAAGCGAAGCAGCAAAAGAGTTAA
- the LOC121982801 gene encoding ribosomal RNA small subunit methyltransferase H-like: MDMDASIHDQARARIEKLLVVDSRGSKLKAYTHVRNFQYIKSVLGGVDENLLDVGVNDILMDLESHPCRGFSVQGDGPLDMRMNPQDIRQCCLPNYYLPVGKLNQRLKASLKAEEILNSWPAAEVGKVLREYGEESNWQFIQNKIVKARAQGGLHTTDELVHLNLECGQSVKVVFNQISIVLLEIHK, translated from the exons ATGGATATGGATGCTTCAATCCATGACCAGGCCCGGGCTCGGATAGAGAAGCTCTTGGTCGTGGATTCGCGCGGCAGCAAGTTGAAAGCTTACACTCATGTCAGAAACTTCCAGTACATCAAGTCGGTGCTTGGCGGCGTCGATGAGAACCTACTTGACGTTGGGGTGAACGACATCTTGATGGACTTGGAATCTCATCCATGCAG GGGATTTAGTGTGCAAGGTGATGGACCTTTGGATATGCGCATGAATCCTCAG GATATAAGGCAGT GTTGCTTGCCTAATTACTACTTGCCTGTAGGAAAACTAAATCAGCGATTAAAG GCAAGTTTGAAAGCTGAAGAGATATTGAATTCTTGGCCTGCTGCGGAAGTGGGAAAGGTACTACGTGAATATGGAGAAGAAAGCAATTGGCAATTTATTCAGAATAAAATTGTTAAAGCTCGTGCACAAGGGGGATTGCATACTACAGATGAACTTGTGCATCTT AATTTGGAGTGTGGACAATCTGTTAAGGTTGTCTTTAATCAGATTTCGATTGTGCTACTAGAGATTCATAAATGA